In a genomic window of Accipiter gentilis chromosome 23, bAccGen1.1, whole genome shotgun sequence:
- the UBA7 gene encoding ubiquitin-like modifier-activating enzyme 7 isoform X2 produces MPWAHPGRQCPLTAPVQVVVLTESSLEEQLYVGDFCHAQGICFIVADAKGLAGQLFCDFGERFVVDDPAEGDLVCAAVQHISQGNPGVVTCMGAEDSHGHLFCDGDLVTFSGVEGMTELNSQEPVPVRVLDAFRLEIGDTSSFSPYRRGGLVSQLRLPQVHSYEPLRRALAEPKIQVASHEELPRSHSLHAAFQALHAFRGEQGRLPRPRALADAERVLELARSLEAQQGPLDEDIVRAFASVSAGDLCPVAAIVGALAAQEVLKAITRKFLPLDQWLYFDALECLALEGATRLTEEDCAPTGSRYDGQIAVFGATFQEQLGRQKYLVVGAGAIGCELLKNFAMMGLAAGPGGDLIVTDMDTVALSNLHRQLLYRSADISKPKSVVAAAAVRRMNPSVRVTAHQNQVGPATEPLYGDDFFRRLDGVISALDTLEARAYLESRCRRCLTPLLDSGTEGPRGNVLAMVPPLTKPLGPASAPGDGTFPLCTLRFFPRTIQHTLQWARDEFEGLFQLPAEHVNRFMEDPAFPEQLPAGKALEVLEQVWGSLRERPRDWQDCVRWARRHWQSRYHNAIAQLLHTFPPEHETSPGVPFWAGDRSCPHPLTFNPDNDAHLDYILAAAHLFAQAHKVPPCSDRAAAQTILRSVVLPPFAPQEGLQISLAEEQEEAQAPADCRRLAELTQDLVQQRKELVGGEEAQVPLMEPIHFEKDNNIHMDFIMAASNLRAENYGIPPADWLTSKRIAGRIVPAIITTTAAVAGLACLEVYKLVWGCQDLSFYRNSNLCLSDCLLLRVQPLPPPTYQYGGREWNCWDRLEMRAVGADGQEMTVQDVLDWLQRTHGWTVTMLLRGHTLLYDREEDEETRAQQRVQRLSENLEAAGEPRQRELELLYVCEGEDAEAEDNRPPLLCSLP; encoded by the exons ATGCCCTGGGCCCACCCGGGACGGCAGTGCCCGCTGACAGCCCCGGTGCAGGTGGTGGTGCTGACCGAGTCCTCGCTGGAGGAGCAGCTCTACGTCGGGGACTTCTGCCATGCCCAGGGCATCTGCTTCATCGTGGCTGACGCCAAGGGACTGGCGGG GCAGCTGTTCTGTGACTTTGGGGAGCGCTTCGTCGTTGACGACCCGGCAGAAGGGGACCTGGTGTGTGCTGCTGTGCAGCACATCTCCCAG GGCAACCCAGGTGTGGTGACATGCATGGGGGCAGAGGACAGCCACGGCCACCTCTTCTGCGACGGTGACCTGGTGACATTTTCTGGCGTGGAGGGGATGACAGAGCTGAACAGCCAGGAGCCTGTCCCCGTGCGCGTGTTGG ATGCTTTCAGGCTGGAGATCGGCGACACCAGCTCCTTCTCGCCCTACCGCCGTGGCGGCCTGGTTTCGCAGCTGCGGCTGCCCCAGGTGCACTCCTAC GAGCCCCTGCGCCGAGCGCTGGCAGAGCCCAAGATCCAGGTGGCGAGTCACGAGGAGCTGCCGCGAAGCCACAGCCTGCACGCCGCCTTCCAGGCCCTGCACGCTTTCCGTGGGGAGCAGGGTCGCCTGCCCCGGCCCAGGGCGCTG GCGGATGCTGAGCGAGTGCTGGAGCTGGCGCGGAGCCTGGAGGCACAGCAGGGTCCCCTGGACGAAGACATCGTGCGAGCCTTCGCCAGCGTGAGCGCGGGGGACCTGTGCCCCGTGGCCGCCATCGTCGGGGCCCTGGCGGCCCAGGAGGTGCTGAAG GCCATCACCAGGAAGTTCCTGCCCCTGGACCAGTGGTTGTACTTCGATGCCCTGGAGTGCTTGGCGCTGGAGGGGGCCACGCGGCTGACGGAGGAGGACTGCGCCCCG ACGGGCTCTCGCTACGATGGGCAGATTGCTGTCTTCGGGGCCACCTTCCAGGAGCAGCTGGGCCGCCAGAAGTACTTGGTG GTGGGAGCCGGTGCCATCGGCTGCGAGCTGCTGAAAAACTTTGCTATGATGGGGCTGGCAGCGGGGCCAGGCGGGGACCTCATCGTCACCGACATGGACACCGTCGCCCTTTCCAACCTCCATAGGCAGCTCCTCTACCGCTCGGCAGATATATCG AAGCCGAAGTCGGTGGTGGCCGCGGCGGCCGTGCGGCGCATGAACCCCAGCGTCAGGGTGACGGCTCACCAGAACCAGGTGGGACCTGCCACCGAGCCACTCTACGGGGACGACTTCTTCCGGCGCCTGGACGGTGTCATCAGCGCCCTGGACACGCTGGAGGCCC GTGCCTACTTGGAAAGCCGCTGCCGGCGCTGCCTCACACCGTTGCTGGACTCGGGCACGGAGGGGCCACGGGGGAACGTGCTGGCCATGGTGCCCCCCCTGACCAAGCCGCTGGGGCCGGCCAGCGCCCCTGGGGATGGCACCTTCCCCCTCTGCACCCTGCGGTTCTTCCCCCGCACCATCCAGCACACACTGCAG TGGGCCCGTGATGAGTTTGAGGGGCTCTTCCAGCTGCCCGCGGAGCATGTCAACCGGTTCATGGA AGACCCGGCTTTCCCGGAGCAGCTGCCGGCAGGGAAGGCCCTGGAGGTCCTGGAGCAAGTGTGGGGCAGCCTGCGGGAGCGGCCACGGGACTGGCAGGACTGCGTGCGCTGGGCCCGCCGGCACTGGCAGAGCCGCTACCACAATGCCATCGCCCAGCTGCTGCACACCTTCCCTCCGGAGCAC GAAACCAGCCCGGGTGTCCCCTTCTGGGCAGGGGACAGGAGCTGTCCCCATCCGCTGACGTTCAACCCCGACAAC GACGCCCACCTGGATTACATCCTGGCCGCTGCCCACCTCTTTGCCCAAGCACACAAGGTGCCACCGTGCAGCGACCGGGCGGCCGCCCAGACCATCCTCCGCAGCGTGGTCCTGCCGCCCTTCGCGCCCCAGGAGGGGCTCCAGATCTCCCTCgcggaggagcaggaggaggcacaGGCGCCTGCGG ACTGCAGGCGGCTGGCAGAGCTCACCCAGGACCTGGTGCAGCAGAGAAAGGAGCTGGTAGGGGGTGAGGAGGCACAAGTGCCCCTGATGGAGCCCATCCACTTCGAGAAG GACAACAACATCCACATGGACTTCATCATGGCAGCGTCCAACCTGCGCGCAGAGAACTATGGCATCCCCCCTGCCGACTGGCTGACG AGCAAGCGGATCGCCGGGCGGATCGTGCCCGCCATCATCACCACCACGGCGGCCGTGGCCGGGCTGGCGTGCCTGGAGGTCTACAAGCTGGTGTGGGGGTGCCAGGACCTCAGCTTCTACCGGAACAGCAACCTCTGCCTGTCCGACTGCCTGCTGCTCCGTGTCCAGCCACTGCCACCCCCCACCTACCAG TACGGCGGGCGGGAATGGAACTGCTGGGACCGGCTGGAGATGCGGGCAGTCGGCGCAGACGGGCAGGAGATGACGGTACAGGATGTGCTGGACTGGCTGCAG AGGACGCACGGCTGGACCGTGACCATGCTCCTGCGTGGCCACACTCTGCTCTACGAcagggaggaggatgaagagacACGGGCCCAGCAGCGGGTACAGAG GTTATCGGAGAACCTGGAGGCTGCCGGGGAGCCACGGCagcgggagctggagctgctgtaCGTGTGTGAGGGAGAGGATGCTGAGGCTGAAGATAATCGTCCCCCTCTTCTCTGCTCCCTACCCTGA
- the TCTA gene encoding T-cell leukemia translocation-altered gene protein, which produces MAAAAAAAGWQAPWRALGALGRELAAEWAAQDVRAVLCQLLLLWLGLSLLGVRLAWRAYGGAVAALCYRTGPAARRPPGTGTGLGPGPASGPGPAPGRPRAHSLSPAGPAGRNGAAERHCPPREGLAAEPAKTHRE; this is translated from the exons atggcggcggcggcggcggcggcgggctggcaGGCACCGTGGCGGGCCCTGGGCGCGCTGGGCCGGGAGCTGGCGGCCGAGTGGGCGGCGCAGGACGTGCGGGCCgtgctgtgccagctgctgctgctctggctggGCCTCAGCCTGCTGGGCGTCCGCCTGGCCTGGCGCGCCTACGGCGGGGCGGTGGCCGCGCTCTGCTACCGGAcggggcccgccgcccgccggccccccggcaccggcaccggcctgggccccggccccgcctccggccccggccccgcgcccggtCGGCCCCGCGCACACTCCCTctcccccgccggcccggccggaCGCAACGGCGCCGCCGAGCGGCACTGCCCGCCCCG GGAGGGCCTGGCGGCGGAGCCAGCGAAGACGCACCGGGAGTGA
- the INKA1 gene encoding PAK4-inhibitor INKA1 — translation MHSARPDACPGQLGADRRCQREAGAAPRTHMPGTRQAPHHPGGAPGPAPRPACPPRPGSAADSACSLEPGAEEEEGRALAARSPPASERSLEFDSGYSEASGGTWREEEAPVRRRHPPPCQRAHRLSAGPAAPPPAPARRARPKSTSDACLEQWRALEPADTRDWTVALLSQSRNRQPLVLGDNCFADLVENWMDLPEVGAEPRHRTPAEPSRRLAKPPAFLLSLSGNVRRKLANMARPRGAEGARPGGRETTKRFSCPLGLGGQPKGACFHQSHSNIAQLATDFHRFTALMNSRSRQPIICNDVIGYI, via the exons atgCACAGCGCCCGCCCGGACGCCTGCCCGGGCCAGCTCGGCGCCGACCGG CGGTGCCAGCGGGAGGCAGGGGCGGCACCGCGGACGCACATGCCCGGCACGCGGCAGGCGCCGCACCACCCTGGAGGGGCGCCGGggccggccccccgccccgcgtGCCCCCCGCGCCCCGGTTCGGCGGCGGACTCGGCCTGCAGCCTGGAGCCGggggccgaggaggaggagggcagggcccTGGCCGCCCGCTCTCCCCCGGCCAGCGAGCGCAGCCTGGAGTTCGACTCGGGGTACTCGGAGGCGTCGGGGGGCACGTGGCGGGAGGAGGAGGCGCCCGTGCGGCGCCGGCACCCGCCGCCCTGCCAGCGGGCGCACCGGCtctccgccggccccgccgccccgccgcccgcccctgcccgccgcgcccgccccaaATCCACCTCGGACGCCTGCCTGGAGCAGTGGCGGGCGCTGGAGCCAGCCGACACGCGGGACTGGACCGTGGCACTGCTGTCACAGAGCCGGAACCGGCAGCCCCTGGTGCTGGGCGACAATTGCTTCGCCGACCTGGTGGAGAACTGGATGGACCTGCCTGAGGTGGGAGCCGAACCCCGGCACCGAACCCCTGCCGAGCCCTCCCGCCGGCTGGCCAAGCCCCCCGCCTTCCTGCTCAGCCTTTCGGGCAATGTCCGCCGTAAGCTGGCCAACATGGCCCGGCCCCGAGGGGCTGAGGGTGCCCGGCCGGGGGGCCGTGAAACCACCAAGCGTTTCTCCTgcccgctggggctgggggggcagcccAAGGGCGCCTGCTTCCACCAGTCCCACAGCAACATCGCCCAGCTGGCCACGGACTTCCACCGCTTCACCGCCCTCATGAACAGCCGCAGTCGCCAGCCCATCATCTGCAACGACGTTATCGGCTACATTTag
- the UBA7 gene encoding ubiquitin-like modifier-activating enzyme 7 isoform X1, whose protein sequence is MAGSGEEGLYSRQLYVLGGGSRRLAGAAVLVSGLRGTGAQVAAALVLAGTGRVVLHDRGAACTADRAHQFLLEESDVGRNRAEASQRALTELNPHVTVAAHIGELSEDFLASFQVVVLTESSLEEQLYVGDFCHAQGICFIVADAKGLAGQLFCDFGERFVVDDPAEGDLVCAAVQHISQGNPGVVTCMGAEDSHGHLFCDGDLVTFSGVEGMTELNSQEPVPVRVLDAFRLEIGDTSSFSPYRRGGLVSQLRLPQVHSYEPLRRALAEPKIQVASHEELPRSHSLHAAFQALHAFRGEQGRLPRPRALADAERVLELARSLEAQQGPLDEDIVRAFASVSAGDLCPVAAIVGALAAQEVLKAITRKFLPLDQWLYFDALECLALEGATRLTEEDCAPTGSRYDGQIAVFGATFQEQLGRQKYLVVGAGAIGCELLKNFAMMGLAAGPGGDLIVTDMDTVALSNLHRQLLYRSADISKPKSVVAAAAVRRMNPSVRVTAHQNQVGPATEPLYGDDFFRRLDGVISALDTLEARAYLESRCRRCLTPLLDSGTEGPRGNVLAMVPPLTKPLGPASAPGDGTFPLCTLRFFPRTIQHTLQWARDEFEGLFQLPAEHVNRFMEDPAFPEQLPAGKALEVLEQVWGSLRERPRDWQDCVRWARRHWQSRYHNAIAQLLHTFPPEHETSPGVPFWAGDRSCPHPLTFNPDNDAHLDYILAAAHLFAQAHKVPPCSDRAAAQTILRSVVLPPFAPQEGLQISLAEEQEEAQAPADCRRLAELTQDLVQQRKELVGGEEAQVPLMEPIHFEKDNNIHMDFIMAASNLRAENYGIPPADWLTSKRIAGRIVPAIITTTAAVAGLACLEVYKLVWGCQDLSFYRNSNLCLSDCLLLRVQPLPPPTYQYGGREWNCWDRLEMRAVGADGQEMTVQDVLDWLQRTHGWTVTMLLRGHTLLYDREEDEETRAQQRVQRLSENLEAAGEPRQRELELLYVCEGEDAEAEDNRPPLLCSLP, encoded by the exons ATGGCGGGCAGCGGCGAGGAGGGGCTGTACTCCCGGCAGCT GTACGTGCTAGGCGGCGGCTCGCGGCGGTTGGCCGGGGCCGCGGTGCTGGTGTCGGGGCTGCGCGGGACGGGAGCGCAGGTGGCGGCGGCGCTGGTGCTGGCGGGGACCGGGCGCGTCGTCCTGCACGACCGAGGCGCTGCCTGCACCGCCGACCGCGCCCACCAG TTCCTCCTGGAGGAGAGTGATGTAGGCCGGAACCGTGCCGAGGCGTCCCAGCGGGCCCTGACCGAGCTGAACCCCCACGTGACGGTGGCAGCTCACATCGGGGAGCTGTCGGAGGACTTCCTTGCCTCCTTCCAG GTGGTGGTGCTGACCGAGTCCTCGCTGGAGGAGCAGCTCTACGTCGGGGACTTCTGCCATGCCCAGGGCATCTGCTTCATCGTGGCTGACGCCAAGGGACTGGCGGG GCAGCTGTTCTGTGACTTTGGGGAGCGCTTCGTCGTTGACGACCCGGCAGAAGGGGACCTGGTGTGTGCTGCTGTGCAGCACATCTCCCAG GGCAACCCAGGTGTGGTGACATGCATGGGGGCAGAGGACAGCCACGGCCACCTCTTCTGCGACGGTGACCTGGTGACATTTTCTGGCGTGGAGGGGATGACAGAGCTGAACAGCCAGGAGCCTGTCCCCGTGCGCGTGTTGG ATGCTTTCAGGCTGGAGATCGGCGACACCAGCTCCTTCTCGCCCTACCGCCGTGGCGGCCTGGTTTCGCAGCTGCGGCTGCCCCAGGTGCACTCCTAC GAGCCCCTGCGCCGAGCGCTGGCAGAGCCCAAGATCCAGGTGGCGAGTCACGAGGAGCTGCCGCGAAGCCACAGCCTGCACGCCGCCTTCCAGGCCCTGCACGCTTTCCGTGGGGAGCAGGGTCGCCTGCCCCGGCCCAGGGCGCTG GCGGATGCTGAGCGAGTGCTGGAGCTGGCGCGGAGCCTGGAGGCACAGCAGGGTCCCCTGGACGAAGACATCGTGCGAGCCTTCGCCAGCGTGAGCGCGGGGGACCTGTGCCCCGTGGCCGCCATCGTCGGGGCCCTGGCGGCCCAGGAGGTGCTGAAG GCCATCACCAGGAAGTTCCTGCCCCTGGACCAGTGGTTGTACTTCGATGCCCTGGAGTGCTTGGCGCTGGAGGGGGCCACGCGGCTGACGGAGGAGGACTGCGCCCCG ACGGGCTCTCGCTACGATGGGCAGATTGCTGTCTTCGGGGCCACCTTCCAGGAGCAGCTGGGCCGCCAGAAGTACTTGGTG GTGGGAGCCGGTGCCATCGGCTGCGAGCTGCTGAAAAACTTTGCTATGATGGGGCTGGCAGCGGGGCCAGGCGGGGACCTCATCGTCACCGACATGGACACCGTCGCCCTTTCCAACCTCCATAGGCAGCTCCTCTACCGCTCGGCAGATATATCG AAGCCGAAGTCGGTGGTGGCCGCGGCGGCCGTGCGGCGCATGAACCCCAGCGTCAGGGTGACGGCTCACCAGAACCAGGTGGGACCTGCCACCGAGCCACTCTACGGGGACGACTTCTTCCGGCGCCTGGACGGTGTCATCAGCGCCCTGGACACGCTGGAGGCCC GTGCCTACTTGGAAAGCCGCTGCCGGCGCTGCCTCACACCGTTGCTGGACTCGGGCACGGAGGGGCCACGGGGGAACGTGCTGGCCATGGTGCCCCCCCTGACCAAGCCGCTGGGGCCGGCCAGCGCCCCTGGGGATGGCACCTTCCCCCTCTGCACCCTGCGGTTCTTCCCCCGCACCATCCAGCACACACTGCAG TGGGCCCGTGATGAGTTTGAGGGGCTCTTCCAGCTGCCCGCGGAGCATGTCAACCGGTTCATGGA AGACCCGGCTTTCCCGGAGCAGCTGCCGGCAGGGAAGGCCCTGGAGGTCCTGGAGCAAGTGTGGGGCAGCCTGCGGGAGCGGCCACGGGACTGGCAGGACTGCGTGCGCTGGGCCCGCCGGCACTGGCAGAGCCGCTACCACAATGCCATCGCCCAGCTGCTGCACACCTTCCCTCCGGAGCAC GAAACCAGCCCGGGTGTCCCCTTCTGGGCAGGGGACAGGAGCTGTCCCCATCCGCTGACGTTCAACCCCGACAAC GACGCCCACCTGGATTACATCCTGGCCGCTGCCCACCTCTTTGCCCAAGCACACAAGGTGCCACCGTGCAGCGACCGGGCGGCCGCCCAGACCATCCTCCGCAGCGTGGTCCTGCCGCCCTTCGCGCCCCAGGAGGGGCTCCAGATCTCCCTCgcggaggagcaggaggaggcacaGGCGCCTGCGG ACTGCAGGCGGCTGGCAGAGCTCACCCAGGACCTGGTGCAGCAGAGAAAGGAGCTGGTAGGGGGTGAGGAGGCACAAGTGCCCCTGATGGAGCCCATCCACTTCGAGAAG GACAACAACATCCACATGGACTTCATCATGGCAGCGTCCAACCTGCGCGCAGAGAACTATGGCATCCCCCCTGCCGACTGGCTGACG AGCAAGCGGATCGCCGGGCGGATCGTGCCCGCCATCATCACCACCACGGCGGCCGTGGCCGGGCTGGCGTGCCTGGAGGTCTACAAGCTGGTGTGGGGGTGCCAGGACCTCAGCTTCTACCGGAACAGCAACCTCTGCCTGTCCGACTGCCTGCTGCTCCGTGTCCAGCCACTGCCACCCCCCACCTACCAG TACGGCGGGCGGGAATGGAACTGCTGGGACCGGCTGGAGATGCGGGCAGTCGGCGCAGACGGGCAGGAGATGACGGTACAGGATGTGCTGGACTGGCTGCAG AGGACGCACGGCTGGACCGTGACCATGCTCCTGCGTGGCCACACTCTGCTCTACGAcagggaggaggatgaagagacACGGGCCCAGCAGCGGGTACAGAG GTTATCGGAGAACCTGGAGGCTGCCGGGGAGCCACGGCagcgggagctggagctgctgtaCGTGTGTGAGGGAGAGGATGCTGAGGCTGAAGATAATCGTCCCCCTCTTCTCTGCTCCCTACCCTGA
- the CDHR4 gene encoding cadherin-related family member 4: MGMHGRLTFLLLLLLLSLRAPGTFVRAAALPDLPRVVVLSEDAVPGTCVAKLTVSCSNVSGSPNVTLHGIEPGHPFNPIAISADPTAPATFQAEVTLRAGAELDARRVNQYNLILRAACPGEDEVEERLFVQVTAEQALRCDTPFATAGGDVVQVLADVAPRTPLYAVLPQPLGGLTFRLRNHDTPLTLTRRGLVLVPAGGFDPSNDTQIFRLEIEVMDRHGHNCSGAVRVEVLPSHRPRVTFPEPQWAVTVPEGTGPLEVVTRVHASGDNVHYAILAPVAPRLFTINEVTGEIRSTRRLEVGHALLLVRAYNALHPADHATATLNVTVQGTDRRAPSCVPAISVSQVPETVFPGSTLVTLRCTDSTSTEGGLHYALEGPPASHSRFRMEGPRLQVNTTLDYDSEAVAAVGFQFTATIVVSAGGEPPRSTRVPVLVMVTPVNEFTPVCPNGAIFTVPETAAFGSTVGRVAGTDRDYPPDSLEYSLEGGPSPAQPFSIDTRTGEIRVVGPLDSEQHKSYRLTVRLTDIHNDLDPAKRRSRLCEVTVHLQAVPDQVPVCTPEVQELRITARSGGRQSVTRLACQSSPNGAMLSYTITGGNEDGRFQLEGNTLFYLPNDLAEPRTFVLLVEVRGGPSAPRRSTTVALVVHVTPRSTPVPPSTTTLRTTLRKEPLVVVRTEAVWHPPAWFVAVLTVSGALLLAALGCMTRTLLCSNRDSGKLLLDKSSWDVAEQSGSEEEQGHSHASSLEQFDGRAQDPRTGRDYLFNSVTGARRWI; the protein is encoded by the exons ATGGGCATGCACGGACgcctcaccttcctcctcctcctcctcctcctcagcctccGTGCCCCAG GGACTTTCGTCAGAGCAGCAG CCCTGCCTGACCTGCCACGCGTGGTGGTCCTGAGCGAGGATGCGGTGCCGGGCACCTGCGTGGCCAAGCTGACCGTGTCCTGCAGCAACGTGAGCGGCAGCCCCAATGTCACCCTGCACGGCATCGAGCCCGGCCACCCCTTCAACCCCATCGCCATCAGCGCTGACCCCACGGCCCCCGCCACGTTTCAGGCAGAG GTGACGCTGCGTGCCGGTGCGGAGCTCGATGCCCGTCGGGTGAACCAGTACAACCTGATCCTGCGGGCCGCTTGTCCCGGCGAGGACGAGGTAGAAGAGCGGCTCTTTGTCCAGGTGACAGCAGAGCAGGCGCTGCGCTGTGACACCCCCTTTGCCACAGCGG GTGGAGACGTGGTGCAGGTGCTGGCGGACGTGGCACCCCGGACGCCCCTGTATGCGGTGCTGCCACAGCCACTTGGTGGGCTGACG TTCAGGCTCCGAAACCATGACACACCACTCACGCTCACCCGCCGGGGCCTGGTGCTGGTGCCTGCCGGTGGCTTCGACCCCAGCAATGACACTCAG ATTTTCAGGCTGGAGATCGAGGTGATGGACCGCCACGGGCACAACTGCAGCGGGGCCGTGAGGGTGGAGGTGCTGCCATCGCACCGTCCCCGTGTCACCTTCCC CGAGCCGCAGTGGGCCGTGACGGTGCCGGAGGGCACCGGCCCCTTAGAAGTGGTCACGCGGGTTCATGCCAGTGGTGACAACGTCCACTATGCCATTCTCGCTCCTGTGGCACCCAGACTCTTCACCATCAATGAGG TGACGGGTGAGATCCGCAGCACCCGCCGGCTGGAGGTGGGCCATGCACTCCTCCTCGTCCGGGCTTACAATGCGCTGCACCCCGCCGACCACGCCACCGCCACGCTCAATGTCACCGTGCAGGGGACAGACCGGCGGGCACCGAGCTGCGTTCCAGCCATCTCCGT GTCCCAGGTGCCTGAGACAGTGTTCCCTGGCAGCACCCTGGTGACACTGAGGTGCACCGACTCCACCAGCACCGAGGGGGGGCTGCACTATGCCCTTGAGGGGCCCCCCGCCTCCCACTCCCGCTTCCGCATGGAGGGGCCGCGGCTGCAG GTCAACACCACCCTGGACTACGACTCGGAGGCCGTGGCCGCTGTGGGCTTCCAGTTCACGGCCACCATCGTTGTGTCAGCAGGAGGGGAGCCCCCACGGAGCA CCCGCGTGCCCGTGCTCGTGATGGTGACGCCCGTCAACGAATTCACACCGGTGTGCCCCAACGGTGCCATCTTCACTGTGCCGGAGACGGCGGCTTTTGGCAGCACTGTTGGGCGTGTGGCCGGCACCGACCGCGACTACCCACCAGACAGCCTCGAGTACAGCCTGGAGGGGGGCCCCAGCCCTGCGCAGCCTTTCTCCATCGACACGCGCACCG GCGAGATCCGTGTGGTAGGACCCCTCGACTCTGAGCAGCACAAGAGCTACAGGCTGACCGTGCGGCTGACGGACATCCACAATGACCTGGACCCAGCAAAGCGGCGGAGCCGCCTGTGCGAAGTGACCGTGCACCTGCAG GCCGTGCCGGACCAGGTGCCAGTGTGCACTCCTGAGGTGCAGGAGCTGCGGATCACGGCCAGGTCGGGTGGCCGCCAGTCTGTCACCCGCCTGGCGTGCCAGAGCAGCCCCAACGGTGCCATGCTGTCATACACCATCACTGGAG GCAACGAGGATGGGCGCTTTCAGCTGGAGGGAAACACCCTCTTCTACCTCCCCAATGACCTAGCCGAGCCCCGCACTTTTGTGCTGCTGGTGGAGGTTCGGGGAGGCCCCAGTGCCCCCCGCCGCAGCACCACGGTGGCACTGGTGGTGCATGTCACCCCCCGGAGCACCCCAGTGCCACCCAGCACCACCACCCTGCGCACG ACGCTGCGGAAGGAGCCGCTGGTCGTTGTGCGGACAGAGGCGGTGTGGCACCCGCCAGCCTGGTTCGTGGCCGTGCTGACTGTCTCCGGCGCCCTGCTGCTGGCCGCCCTGGGCTGCATGACCCGGACCCTGCTGTGCAG CAACCGAGACTCTGGCAAGCTGCTCCTGGACAAGAG ctcctgggaCGTGGCAGAGCAGAGCGGGAGTGAGGAGGAGCAGGGCCACTCCCACGCCAGCAGCCTG GAGCAGTTCGACGGCCGTGCCCAGGACCCGC GCACTGGCAGGGACTATCTCTTCAACAGCGTGACTGGGGCACGGCGCTGGATCTGA